Genomic DNA from Colius striatus isolate bColStr4 chromosome 7, bColStr4.1.hap1, whole genome shotgun sequence:
ctggagcccagcccctgcccactCAGCACTgacccagggctgtggggtccctccagggctgggcactgccccagctccctgggcagcctggcacaggggctgacacccctctcaggggaaaagctcagcctcagctccagccccaacctcccctggggcagctgcagcccctttccctgcagccagggagctgcagactgctcctcctctccttcctcagcctccttccctcccatccCAGTGTGGGTGGCAGTGGGAGGCTCCAGACCCAGCCTGGGAGGTTGTACCTTGTCCTCAGCATTGAAGCACCACTCAGCTCTCAGCTGGTACAGGGTGTTTTGGCAGCCAGGCCTGTCGTGGGTGATGGCTGTGGTGTGGATGAGGGCAGCCACCAGCGTGCTCAGGATGACCCCCACATTcaccaggcagcagctcttTACCTGTGGTGGGTTCAGCTCACCtaggcagctccagcccagcagAGGAGCTGGCTGAGTGGCACCTCAGCCCTTTACCTGCCACAACCAACCCCCCAACAAATTGAAGCCACCCAGGGGCAAACACCCTCTGGGATGGATTTGCCCCCAGCATCCCAGAGGGACTCACCCAACCCCACGTGAGCCACTGAAGCATGGAGGATTCCCCACCCTCTGCTCAAAGGGGAGGGAGATGGGCACTTGCCAAGGACCAAACAGGCCTTGAGTGGCTCCCTGGAGACCCCACGGGGTGAATCCCACCTGTGGAGgtgtgccaggggctgctggaaGGGGCAGAAggactggggagggaggggagatgcTTTatccctcccagccctccctTACCAGTAAGATGTTGTCTCGTTTCTCACTTTCCACCAACAGGGAGCctgagagcaggagctgctccagagaCAGGGGGGAGAGGGAGTCAGCAGCaagccccccacccccatcaCCCACCCCCTGCATCCTCTGGCTGCGTGTGCATCCCTCCAGACAATGAAGGGAGAGCCAGAATCCAGGCCCCTGACCCACCCCAGTCCCCCAGTCCCAGAAACCCcactgctgggggctggaagggccctgcagagctgccccagcccctgctccagcagcttcccctggctcagggggcacaggaacgtgtccaggtggggttggagatctcctgaggagcctccacaccctccctgggcagcctgggccagggctccctcccctcagcaccaaaggactttctcctcctgggccaggggagctgtttgtgtcccagcctgtgcccatcaccccttatgtcccccacagccccccctggggctctgcagcctgtagGGCCTGAGCAgcgttgctgaggtgcccctgagctcaggcttctctcctgcagctgagcagccccagggctgcagcctttgctcctcacacacatgtcccagcccctcagcaccttggtgtccctgcaccggcctctctgcagcacttccctgtctctcctgagctgggcagcccagcactggccacagggctcagGATGAGGCCTCAGAGGGGGTGCAGAagctccctgctgcccacactctttaACTCCCAagggcagctgtgtccctgctccTCACCAGGAGCCCGAGCCAGAAGAAGATGCCACTGGCCACGGGCAGGGAAGGGTTCCCGTACTCTGACACAGTCAGGATGATCCCAAAGCAGATGTGCACGATCCCAGTGAAGATGTGGATGGTCTGTGGAAGATGGTCATCCTGCTGACTCTTGCCACAAGGCATTGCCTTCCTTCCagcccagtctcatcccactgTCACCTCACCCCAGTGCCCAGAGCCGCCCTCCCCGGGGATCCTCAGTCCCCTCCTCgtccccccagcaccccacatCTCACCCCAAGCACTTTGGGCTGAGCCTTCCTGAAGCCTTGGACTTGAAATGAGGGTCCAGCAggcacagaggggctggaggcaggggccagctgggctgctctggggtcTGTGGCCGGGATGACCTCGGTGATGATCCTCACGCCGCCGGAGTCGGTGACGGTGGTGGCTGCcatggcagagcagggcagggatgggcCAGCTCAGATGGACAATCTGAGACTTGGTtgggttgggaaagacctttaacatCATGGAGCacaccccctgcccagcccagcactgacccacaagccctcagcagctcagctccatggGTTTGGGcgtccctgcagggctgggcactccctgggcagcctggcacaggggctcagggaaaaagctcagcctcagctccaacctcaacctcccctggggcagctgcagcccttttcctcttgtccttctgtcagggagtgtcagagagtgctgctgtctcccctcagcctcctccagcctcagcacccccattctctcagcccctccccagcaccctcatgctccagccccttccccacctctGTGCCCGACTCTGCCCActccccagcccctcagtgtccctctgacCCACTGAACACAGCCCAAGCTGTTCCCAGTTTCCAACCccaacctcccctggcacaccctgagcccatttccctcTCCTATCCCCAGGGAGCAGACCCTAATGTgtgtcccccctccccccagccaCAACCTCCCATCAGGAATCACATCTGAAGGGCCAGGCAACACAAGAAGCAAGGTGCCATCACCTCATAGGGATGCCCCACAGCCCATCCCTCCCTTTCCCACCCAGGTAcctccttcagcctcctcctcctcctccccagaggcagcagcagcagcttgacccttccctgggagctgctggtggctgctggctcctgctgccctTTGCTCCCACGGGGGAGGTTTGCTCATGGAAACCTCGTCAGGCTCCTCTTGCTCAACGAGGAGGCTTTGCCAGCAGAGGGGACAGAGGCAAAAACCCCACAGGCACGAGGAGGAGGGCAGTGGGGAGAGGGCACATGCTCTGAGGGCTCCACTGGACCTCAGGAGGAGGTTCTGGGCCAGCCCTGGCACCTtcaggaggaaaacaaagagtGGCAAAGGATGTGGCAGGAATGCTACAGACCCTGGTAGTCTCTGGAGGTGCCAAGGAGGCTGTTTTGGGGTTGTCCTTCTCCCCCACGAGCTCCTCATCCCTCTGGGCTTGGGCTGGAGATGGGGCTGGATCCATCAGGAAACCAGAGCTCAGCCTGGGAACAGAGCCACCACACATGGCCAGGAGCTCCCAGGGGCAGGCTCAGAggccccttcctccctccctccctcagtCACAGGCTCCAGGGCTGCCAGAAAACACAACTCCAtggccaccagccccagctgctcacAGGGAGGGTTGGGGTCCCCCAGGCTGGTCTGGGAGGACCCCCCCCAGGGTCTCCTGGATGTTGGCTGGGTGCAGGGGAGGCTGTTTGGGGGTAGGATGCTGGCTCTGCTGGTCCTctctcatcctcatcctcatcctcatcctcatcctcatcctcatcctcatcctcatcctcatcctccccCGTGCTCAGGCCCCAGGGCTGAGCACCACCTGAGGGAACAAAGCCCCCCCTGATCCTgggggagctgctgtgctggagaaaGGGCCATGGGACAAGCACAGTGAGGTTTGACTCGAGCTCCAGCCACGAGAACACGCACAGGAGCTGCTTTGGGAGCAGGCAGGAGGGTTCAGGGTGGGCAGAGATGGCTCAAAGATCCCCCCTTTCTtgggcttcttcctcctttggaGGCTACAAGTGGGTTGGACACCACCCCAGCTGGCTTTTTATagggggggaaggggaataTTCAAGCCCAGGTACCTCTGGCCACAGGCTTTGCTGGCCACAACCACAGCGGTATTGGGGACCCCCGAGCCCCTGGCAGCCTCGGGaccccccagctcagccccagctccctcctgagCATCTGAAGGAGCAGGTGGAGCAGCTTTGGGAAGCATCTGTTCCTTTGCTTTGGCTCTAGAGGGAGCTGAGGCGCCTGGTTTGGAGGCTTCTTGGGCTTGGCAGAGGTTTCCAAGCGCTGGGGGAAGATCCCTGGGCAGGGGTGAGCGGTGGGACACCCCCCCTCAAAATCCTGGGGGTGGCAAAGCCCGGGGTCATGGAGAGCTGCCGCTTGTCAGGGGGCAGCAGGGGCACCAAGAGCACGGccacagctggggctgggctggggggaaCCCCTAAAACAGCCCAAATCAGGGGGGCAGAGGAGAGCTGACAGGACAGAGCAGGCAAAGAGCAGCCAGTGGTTTGGGGTCTGGGTGGGTTCCCACTGGGAGAAGGGGGCAGAGGGGGCTCAGAGCCCACCTGCATCCCCCCAACCCACGGGGGACAATGGCAGGTGGAGGAAagctgctgccagtgctggggaggagctgctgctgctgtctctggTCTGGACAAAGGCTGTGACCAGTGGCAGAGCTTTGCAGATGAATCACAGAGTCCTTTGAGTAGGGAaaagccctgggagctgctggagagcaccccctgcccagcccaacactgagccacagccctcagcagctcagctttggggtctctccagggctgggcactgccccagctccctgggcagcctggcacaggggctcacatcCCTCTCAGGggaacagctcagcctcagctccagcctcaacctctcctggggcagctgcagcccctttcctcttgctctATCACTTGTCactgaccccagctccctgcagcctcctgtcagggggtgtcagagagtgctgctgcctcccctcagcctcctccagcctcaacactcccattccctcagcccctccccagcaccctcgtgctccagccccttccccagctcctttttccacctctgaccaccctccagcacctcccatGTGGCCCCAAACTGAGCCCAGtgttcgaggtgcagcctccccAGTGGCCAGCACAGGACCAGCCCCGatgccacagccctggggagagATGAGCTTGAGCTGCACCTCTCCAGCACACTCCCACTGCCTCTAGATCTCTCTCCATGGCCTGGGCTCTGTCTGGCATCTCCTCCCAGTACCCTGAGGGGGAAGGAACACTTTAGCCCCCGTGGTAATGGCAGGATCCCCTCTTTagccctggcagagctgcagcattgGCCACGGCCGCCCCTCCTGGCCCCAGCCGCCCTCCACGCTGCATTTCCTCCCAAATCCCCCTCTCTGCATTCCTCCAGCATTCCTCAAAgctccagcctctcagccaCAAACAGCCATGactgccctcagccccagcaagccagggagaGGGCTGGAGCAAGGGGGCTGAGGCCAAAGCCCCTGCTTGCAGCGAGGCAGCCGTGGAGAAAGCTCTCCTCCCTGAGGCAGCTCCAGCTGGGGATGGCAGGAGCCCAAAGTGGGATGTGACCAGCCCTTTTGGAAGCAGATGCCACAGGAGGTTGAAGCTTTTTAAGAGCCTGTTTGAGCAGATGC
This window encodes:
- the LOC133625735 gene encoding membrane-spanning 4-domains subfamily A member 15-like, which produces MAATTVTDSGGVRIITEVIPATDPRAAQLAPASSPSVPAGPSFQVQGFRKAQPKVLGTIHIFTGIVHICFGIILTVSEYGNPSLPVASGIFFWLGLLLLLSGSLLVESEKRDNILLVKSCCLVNVGVILSTLVAALIHTTAITHDRPGCQNTLYQLRAEWCFNAEDKILSNGLDSISVLLALLELCVAVAALTFGRAALRQRSYTRMVRTGRGAAPGAAPARPPEPDPPVSLPPQAP